A window of the Miscanthus floridulus cultivar M001 chromosome 14, ASM1932011v1, whole genome shotgun sequence genome harbors these coding sequences:
- the LOC136504743 gene encoding uncharacterized protein: protein MEIALLEQVNGHQGPHPAGDVGPSTDIGMGKAALGDLDVNVNSLETDGTGLIKQPEPCAGDTFDLSTATDKQSEIMDHISALIEQRRKDKEVVVQFDDDLLIHLEPWKLPLHKQRYWATNMLDLHEKTLEGGFWKEADFRANRYGERMQFMGLSRFLEFYEKDGNKTRWCMLEFIDLRVSDEGHVFVVEAEVLRHVYQLPNEFLNSNTSRINGVTAGTSKATGTSSATPGASLSEDGGKLKMAATEGKTSSSAEAGQGAAARPRKPSPESLDLSGLNERKGPVWPKSLAALRLPLVICKRHRGGERNSNPDCSEPCLEATAAAVSSAILLIGRSYRPRFLVSSLYIVNR, encoded by the exons ATGGAGATTGCCCTCCTGGAGCAGGTCAACGGCCACCAAGGGCCGCACCCAGCCGGAGACGTCGGCCCCTCCACAGACATCGGTATGGGGAAAGCAGCTCTGGGCGACCTCGACGTCAACGTCAACTCGCTGGAGACAGACGGCACCGGCCTCATCAAGCAGCCGGAGCCATGCGCTGGCGACACCTTCGACCTTTCCACCGCCACCGATAAGCAGAGCGAGATCATGGACCACATCAGCGCATTGATCGAGCAGCGCCGCAAGGACAAGGAGGTGGTGGTACAGTTCGACGACGACCTGCTAATCCACTTGGAGCCATGGAAACTCCCACTCCATAAGCAGAGGTACTGGGCAACAAACATGTTGGATTTGCACGAGAAGACGCTTGAGGGGGGGTTCTGGAAGGAGGCAGATTTCAGGGCTAACCGTTACGGAGAGAGAATGCAGTTCATGGGGCTCAGTAGGTTCTTGGAGTTCTACGAGAAGGACGGCAACAAGACCAGATGGTGCATGCTCGAGTTCATCGACCTCCGTGTTTCCGATGAGGGTCACGTGTTTGTCGTCGAG GCCGAGGTGTTACGCCATGTGTACCAACTCCCAAATGAGTTCCTCAACTCCAACACTTCGAGGATCAATG GTGTCACCGCCGGCACCTCCAAGGCCACCGGTACCTCCTCTGCAACTCCAGGCGCTAGCTTATCTGAAGACGGAGGGAAACTGAAGATGGCAGCAACAGAAGGAAAGACGTCTTCATCAGCTGAAGCAGGCCAAGGCGCTGCTGCAAGGCCCAGGAAGCCGAGCCCAGAATCACTGGACCTGAGTGGGCTAAATGAGCGAAAAGGCCCTGTGTGGCCCAAATCTTTGGCAGCACTGAGGCTCCCTCTTGTAATTTGTAAACGGCATCGAGGGGGAGAAAGAAACTCGAACCCGGACTGTTCTGAACCGTGCCtggaggcgacggcggcggcggtgagctcGGCGATCTTGTTGATTGGCCGGAGTTACCGACCGAGGTTCCTTGTATCGTCACTCTATATTGTTAATCGATAG